A window of Perognathus longimembris pacificus isolate PPM17 chromosome 6, ASM2315922v1, whole genome shotgun sequence contains these coding sequences:
- the LOC125352874 gene encoding putative vomeronasal receptor-like protein 4: protein MSLRFVKGTIFLCLSGVGIVGNIFSFLAYVHMFNSTKKKYIHLLFIHLAFTNSIMLLLKVTPKTLAYFGVENFLEDVGCMIFIYLERVTRGISICTTCLLTLVQAITISPRDSVWRKLKLQSGRHIFSSLLFFWILNSSISMNLLFHIKNISSMNTSQITRSEGYCYFLPGNLVMRWIFLALMVLRDAVFQGIMAVASGYMVFLLHQHHQHVLYLQRSKFAYKTRHEMKAVHSVLLLMLCFLFFYWTECVLSLFLSFFLESYFMMVNIQEFLRVGYAILSPFILIPKDRNVAQCWH from the coding sequence ATGTCTTTGAGGTTTGTGAAGGGAACAATCTTCCTTTGTTTATCTGGAGTTGGCATTGTAGGGAACATCTTTAGTTTTTTGGCTTACGTGCACATGTTTAACAGTACCAAGAAGAAATATATACACCTTCTATTCATCCACTTGGCTTTTACAAACAGCATAATGCTTCTTTTAAAAGTGACACCCAAAACACTCGCATACTTTGGTGTGGAGAACTTCTTAGAGGATGTAGGTTGTATGATTTTTATTTACCTAGAGAGAGTGACTCGAGGAATTTCCATCTGCACCACCTGTCTCCTCACCCTGGTCCAGGCCATCACCATCAGTCCCAGAGACTCTGTGTGGAGAAAGCTGAAGCTTCAATCTGGGAGGCACATCTTTTCCTCATTGCTGTTCTTTTGGATACTCAATTCCTCGATAAGCATGAACTTACTATTCCACATAAAAAATATCAGCAGTATGAACACATCACAAATTACTCGAAGTGAGGGCTATTGTTATTTTCTACCAGGCAACTTGGTAATGAGATGGATTTTTCTTGCCCTCATGGTCTTGAGAGATGCTGTGTTTCAGGGGATCATGGCTGTGGCCAGTGGCTACATGGTATTTCTTCtccaccagcaccaccagcaTGTTCTCTACCTTCAGAGATCCAAGTTTGCCTACAAAACTCGCCATGAAATGAAAGCTGTTCACAGTGTTCTCCTTCtcatgctttgttttcttttcttttattggacAGAGTgtgttctttctctatttttaagtTTCTTCTTAGAGAGTTATTTCATGATGGTAAATATTCAAGAGTTTCTGAGGGTTGGTTATGCAATTCTGAGTCCCTTTATACTGATTCCCAAagatagaaatgtggctcaatgtTGGCattga
- the LOC125352926 gene encoding U6 snRNA-associated Sm-like protein LSm8, with the protein MTSTLENYINIAVITSDGRMIVGTLKCFDQTINLILDESHERVFSSSQGVEQVVLGLYILRGDNVAVIGEIDEETDSALDLGNIRAEPLNSVAH; encoded by the coding sequence ATGACGTCCACGCTGGAGAACTACATTAACATTGCTGTTATTACTTCTGATGGGAGAATGATTGTGGGAACACTAAAGTGCTTTGACCAGACCATTAATTTGATTTTGGATGAAAGCCATGAACGTGTATTCAGCTCTTCACAGGGAGTAGAGCAAGTGGTGTTGGGATTATACATCCTAAGAGGCGACAATGTTGCAGTCATCGGAGAAATTGATGAAGAGACAGATTCTGCGCTTGACTTGGGGAATATCCGAGCAGAACCTCTAAACTCTGTAGCACACTGA
- the LOC125353625 gene encoding putative vomeronasal receptor-like protein 4, with amino-acid sequence MSLSLVKGTIILTIFGLGILGNIFIFLNYVHMFKENKKKFIYLLYTHLAFTNTIMLLLKGTPKILAAFGVENFLKDIGCMIFVYLERVTRGLSICTTCLLTLVQAITISPRDSAWRKLKLQSVRHILSPLLFFWILNSSISINLLYYIKNVRSMNISQTSQCDGYCCFLPGNLIMRWIFLALMVLRDAVFQGIMAVASGYMEFHLHKHHQRVLYLQRSKFAYKTPPEVKAAQCVLFLMLCFLFFYWAECVLSLLINSFLENNFMMVNIQEYVRFGYEILSPFILIPKDKNLAQWWH; translated from the coding sequence ATGTCTTTGAGTTTGGTGAAGGGGACAATCATTCTTACTATATTTGGACTTGGCATTTTAGggaacatctttatttttttaaattatgtgcacatgtttaaagaaaacaagaagaaatttaTATACCTTCTATACACCCACTTAGCTTTTACAAACACCATAATGCTTCTTTTAAAAGGTACACCAAAGATATTAGCAGCCTTTGGTGTGGAGAACTTCTTGAAGGATATAGGCTGCATGATTTTCGTTTACCTAGAGAGAGTGACTCGAGGACTTTCCATCTGCACCACCTGTCTCCTCACCCTGGTCCAGGCGATCACCATCAGTCCCAGAGACTCTGCATGGAGAAAGCTAAAGCTTCAATCTGTGAGGCACATCCTTTCCCCATTGCTGTTCTTTTGGATACTCAATTCCTCGATAAGCATTAACTTGCTATACTATATAAAAAATGTAAGAAGTATGAACATATCACAAACTAGTCAATGTGATGGCTATTGCTGTTTTCTGCCAGGCAACTTGATAATGAGATGGATTTTTCTTGCCCTTATGGTCTTGAGGGATGCTGTGTTTCAGGGGATCATGGCTGTGGCCAGTGGCTACATGGAATTTCATCTCCACAAGCACCACCAGCGTGTTCTCTACCTTCAGAGATCCAAATTTGCCTACAAAACTCCCCCTGAAGTGAAAGCTGCTCAATGTGTTCTCTTTCtcatgctttgttttcttttcttttattgggcAGAGTGTGTTCTTTCTCTACTTATAAATTCCTTCTTAGAGAATAATTTCATGATGGTAAATATTCAAGAATATGTGAGGTTTGGTTATGAAATCCTCAGTCCCTTTATACTGATTCCCAAAGATAAAAATCTGGCTCAATGGTGGCATTGA
- the LOC125353627 gene encoding putative vomeronasal receptor-like protein 4 produces MIWSNIIQRIIFLSLTGPGIVGNILVFVRHVYAFVTGPERKPIDLILIHLTLSNGIIICSTGVREIATVFYFRNFLGDVGCKTVVYLERVARGLSICTTCLLSMVQAITISPRSNLWRKLKPQTAWQVLPYLLLFWVFNSLISSNLLRYITAVNSTTGSGLVMYVGYCYMLPSMQIVRWLFLSLMAVRDLFSQSLMGWSSGYIAFHLYNHHKRVLYLHSSKFANNSSPEIRATLSTLVLMACFLVFYWADFIFSFYTGSIMTFDSTIINIKVFLVLAYASLSPFVLIFRDVRVAKNWCSQ; encoded by the coding sequence ATGATTTGGAGTAACATCATTCAGAGGATAATCTTCCTTTCTCTTACTGGACCTGGAATTGTGGGGAACATCCTTGTATTTGTGAGACATGTGTATGCTTTTGTCACAGGTCCTGAGAGAAAACCCATAGACCTTATCCTCATCCACTTGACTCTTTCTAACGGAATCATTATTTGTAGCACAGGGGTAAGAGAAATAGCCACCgttttttatttcagaaattttCTAGGTGATGTTGGTTGTAAAACAGTGGTTTATCTGGAAAGAGTGGCCCGAGGCCTTTCCATCTGCACCACCTGTCTCCTCAGCATGGTCCAGGCCATCACCATCAGTCCCAGAAGCAACCTGTGGAGAAAGCTCAAACCACAGACTGCATGGCAAGTTCTTCCCTATCTCCTCCTCTTTTGGGTCTTTAATTCTCTGATAAGCTCCAACTTACTCCGCTATATTACAGCCGTCAATAGTACAACTGGATCTGGACTTGTAATGTACGTTGGCTATTGCTATATGTTACCATCTATGCAAATAGTTAGGTGGCTTTTCCTCTCCCTCATGGCTGTGagggatttattttctcaaagtctCATGGGCTGGAGCAGTGGGTACATAGCTTTCCATCTATATAACCATCACAAGCGAGTCCTCTACCTTCATAGCTCCAAGTTTGCAAACAATTCCAGCCCAGAAATCAGAGCTACTCTAAGTACCCTTGTTCTCATGGCCTGTTTCCTTGTCTTTTATTGGGcagatttcattttttccttctacaCAGGTTCTATTATGACCTTTGACTCCAccataataaatattaaagtatTTCTTGTTCTTGCTTATGCTAGTCTTAGCCCCTTTGTTCTGATCTTCAGAGATGTTCGTGTTGCCAAGAACTGGTGTTCTCAATGA